ctcttacgattataattacgctagtaatacccctcgcccgtaaagaaatctattaactatttttacgattcctaagcttatacttataaactattcgtttagttaataactaaggttatttacgatctcgtaaaataggggttacccctatagccccttttttttataaaccttagttaaatagattaatactacgttaatttactcgccgttaggctaatttataattctatatatctacgtcccctaataatccgggttaatatttatttacttataaaggattaggattctatttaagatcgggttttattttcttcttctttaccctaactcgctaagcgtcgtgctctagcttatacttatattaatagttattaacgtatttaattttaataagaatatatttaatccgcgcgctagttataataaatccgtactttcgctacttaataaatttattaaagtctaggaaattcccgcttcttcttactatctcgctattactctcgtttttattatttttagtaattactattacttttctaaatcgctagctattatacttactaagatcttcctttttatttagtataaaaaagtagcttttagtagttcttttttataatagtaataatagacgtttatattattataaaaagatataataattagtctcgggacttttattaattactaatttccgctatcccgtatacttttagcttcttaagcctcgtactttttataatttttaaatagcttccttccttaacctacctcttttagggtagtattttataaaaatagttaaaaatagacgctatatagcttataaagaagctatataagctattaagaactatataagttattaaatataattaacgaagttaagccctcttttttataaaatcgtaaattttaaggacttattaaaaatacttatttattacttatacgtagtaaggttaaatactttaaaaatcttattttttatagcctcttagtaccctaatttatattttttaaatagtttttttcataacttaattataattaagtaattattacttactaacgatcccttttattacttagttaatttcttaaaattaataatctcgtactaagaactaatataaaaaaaagccctttagtagccctctagaggatttgTTTTCCtccccttagatcctcgtccttttagccttttcttaagctaataataactttaataagaagtcgtaggactactttaaaatagctactttttttttaaattaatctctgagatccgtaatactcttaacttaatattattaagacttctaaatcccctcctccctcgttaaaccgtcccctatattatatttttaaataatacttagggagtagttaagggagttataaagaggttatttaaattacgggcttaaggtcgtacttataaaatccttataataataaactttcttatatattataaatctcttagtttaatagcttttataaggttacttttattattaaataagaatatttatatttagaaatccctttttttaattacgtagtacttttttatattatattattaagctcgtttattgcgctaattaattaagtaggtagtcgttatataagtatttcctttttttaatttaactagttaatttttaatcgtaggccggctatagaaaagtcgtttaataaaaaagctactcggggtaataataaaaggctaattacttaagtagttccgttaattaacgtattttaatataataaacgtcgacctctcgtaagtaataaagggctataattacttaattccgtatagtatttaaaaattacctcttttttcgtttacttttataaagttaattaatataaatctcctatcctatatagtattaagaggtcgtctcttttatataacgagatactttactaatttacgataatagaattcaattactaattaatattagtatccctattatagggtagttaattcgaaccgtagttaataaaaagattaattaaagtatataaatatttacgtagtaagtataaaaaggaggttctaaccgtaggttaagctagctacgataatcgtaaatagggcccttaattagcccctgcgcagtcggctgtatgccgcggtcgaattagacttctaatccgatagctATATTATCTAGACAGCGTGCTCAGCTGTTAATACAGATACCGGGTCCAAATCCGCTGGAATTGTTGTCGTCGTCTGCCTCTTCACCTTTTACTTCCATTACGACATCGCTTACACCCCACTTCTGATGGGATATCCGACCGAGATTTTTCCCTACTCTCTGCGTTCCAAAGGCATCGCGGTTGAGCTATTCGCAATCTACGGGTCACTGATCATCGCGGCATTCATAAATCCCATCGGTCTAGAGAACATTGGGTGGCGTTATTACATTGTCTTCTGTTGCTTTTTGGTAGTATTCTTTGTCGTTACGTGTGTATTGTTCCCGGAGACCAAGGGGTACAGCCTGGAAGAGATTGCGGTGATTTTCGACGGGCCCCAGGCTGTGGAAAACTTTGAAGATGCTTCAGAGTCGAAGGAAGAGAAAATACTTGCCAAAGGCGGAATTCACGATATCGTACATAAGGAGGAGGCATAGTCTAATTTCATCTTTCATGTATATGCGTCTTTGGGGCGCGGATAGCTCTAGGGAATGATCTAGCGAGAGATACCGCAACATTATGAGGTAAATTTAATTTCAAGAGTGAATAGTTCGATACTCATTGGATTAAGGCAAAGGAACATCTGCCAATTTGATTGGAGGTGCCATCCATGAGATAGATCTCAAAACTATTTTACAATCACACCAGCGAGCTGTTATCAACTTTGCTTGTTTGCTCCGGCCTCGGGGAGGGATTTGGTCCCCTCCACAATTGAGGTCTACTTTAGTCTCTTGTGTCGACTGAGTGCAGACGAGACACATAAACCACACATTCCATGAACCAGTCCAAACGGCAGTTCTCTCAGCCATTCTCAAGAGCCGACTAACACCGGACGGAGCTCGGCCGTGCAAGGATTGCATCCCCCTGATCGCGATCAGATGGTGTTGTGGATCACCACAGCGCAAGCGTGCGGAGAAAAAGGGCGGGGTTTCACTGGGAGTTCGTTGCGGTTGGAGGccaacctcacctcaccccaTGTGTGCCAGACCAGCACTTTATCGATTGTTCGCCTGTTCCTGCATGTCATGTCATGACGTCTTCAGATACGGACTACACTCGCCCTAAGTCTTCTCAGCCGGCCTCTGTTGCATCGTCAAGGACGGTTACCGCTCCCCGGCTCGAATCGCGATCCGGATGCAGAGACGGCTTTGATGCTTTACTAAGCACTCCAGAAAGCCCGTGGAGAGAGTCGTGACCAGCTTCAAACCTAAAGGAAGATGTCGTCCTCAGGTGCGACGGGTGACAATGAGCCGGCACCTCCTCAGCCGAGCAACCTTGACTCCCTCAGCATGGCCTTCCCGTCGGCTGATCAAGCATGCAAGGAGTGCCGGAGGCGGAAAGCCAAGTGCAACCGGGCGATTCCGACATGCAACTTGTGCGTGAAGTACCGCCGGCACTGCCTGTACGAGAAACACGCCCGCACCCCGTTGACAAGGAAGTATGTAGAACTAATTCGCTATCCCTAGTGCATAAACGTCGAGCGCAAATGGGCCTCTTCCGCTGACATAACGCCCTTCTGCAGACACCTCACGGAAGTAGAAGAGAGGTTGGAGCGGGCCGAGGCAATCATAACACAGATGAGAGCGCTGATGCCGGCCCAGCTAAGATCGGGACCCGTGCTACCCAGTCCAAGAAACCTAGAAACACCGGCGCCGAGGAATGATGAAGAGGACTTTGACTTTTCAAAGCTTGACACCCCGGCGCCGTTGGAGGCGGCCCCCCTTCCGGCTCCTCTCTCGGCCCTCTCGGCCCAAGGGCCCGACGCGCTCCCGCAATGCGAAGCTGTCCATCTTGAGCCGTCACAGCCATTCCAACCATCATCGCTACCCCAGAATCATGTCCCGTCCTCAGTCCTACCAACCTCCAACATGAGATCCGAACCCCAGCGCGCTTCGAGAATTGCTCAATATAAACCTCACAATGACACATCGCACAGAGACCTCAACCTCCTCGAGGCTCATCCCACAGATGACTTCGAATGGGACGAGCAAGAAACCCTAACAAACTACTCGGCGTCTCCCGAGGCCATCTTAGAAGCCGACTTGAACGGCGAAGTAATCGCAGATCCCATCGCAGACGGCATGGCCTCGCTCGCCGTCAGCGAAAGGGAATCAGGCTACCTCGGCGTCGCGTCCGGCGCAGCCCTCCTCCGTCTCCTGGAACCATCAACACCGAGACGAAGAACCCAATCCTCCTCCTCACGACCAAGTATAGGCGCAGGgccccagcagcagcaacataTCACCAACCACTTACAAACCCCACTCATCGCGCAGCAGCCAGATCCCAACAGACACATCACAGACGCAATGATAGACGCCTACTTCCGCCTCTACCACGTAAGCTACCCCATCATCCACGAAGCCACCTTCAGAGCGCAGTACGCCGGCGTCATCCCCCGCCCCAGCGGCGACTGCTGGCTCGTCCTGGTCTACACCGTCGCCGCCATCGGCGTCTACACCACGGCCGCGAACCTCGACAACCTCGACACCTCGCTCTTTGCGCAGGCCCGCTCGATCCTGTCCTTCAACTTCCTCGAGGTGGGCAACCTGACGCTCGTCCAGGCGCTCACCCTCATCTCCAACTACCAGCAGAAGCGGGACAAGCCCAACTCCGGGTACAACTACCTCGGCCTGGCCGTGCGCATGGCCATGGGCCTCGGTCTGCACAAGGAATTCCAGGGGTGGAATATCTCGCCTTTGAATATGGAGATTCGACGGCGGGTATGGTGGTCGTTGTGTGTGTTCGATGTCGGGGCGACCATCACGTTCAGCAGGCCGTCCGTCTGGCCGTACGAAGgcgtcgaggtctcgttGCCATTGAACGTCGACGACAAGGTCGCTTTCCCTACTGGCTTGGATTTGCTATAGCTGTCGCTAACCTCCCTCGTAGTCATTAACCGCCATCTCAAAATCATACCCCCCCGAAACAGACGGCATAACCCCCTACACAGCCGTCCGAACCCAAGCAAGCTTCCACATCGCCACAACGCCCATCTACACAAGGGTAATCTCAAAGCCCCTACCCTCCCCAGACGAGATGCTGCGACTAGACGAAGACCTACTTGATCCATGGCTGGCAAGCGTTCCGTCGTACTTCTCCTCCACGAGCCGCGTGCCGCCAAAGTACGCTCTCGCCCACGCCGTCATGAACTGGCGGTACAGAAACCTCCGCATCATAATGTACCGCCCCTTCGTCATCCGTCGGGCCCTACAAGCCCGCGATAGACGATCAGATGACTCGCCAGATAACGTCCGCGCTTTCGAAAAGTGTCTGGCAGAGGCCAAGGCAACCATCACCAGCATCAGCGAGTTCTGGCAACGGAACGAGCACAACCGTCTCGGTGCCTGGTATGCCTTGTAAGTACCAACATCCGCACCAGTCTCCTTCTGGACTTCCTCAATTTACTCACTCTCCCCAACCTCTAGATACTTCTTGTTCCAAGCGGCCCTGATACCCTGCATCTGTCTCCGCAACGACCCAGCATCACCCAACGCCAGAGACTGGCAGGAACAAATCACGACCACAACACGGTGCATAGCCGCCCTCGCCCCCGTAAACTCCAGCTCATCTCGATGCTACCAAGTCATCATTGACCTCTGTGGCAGGTTTCTGGATAGCAATGATATTGCGCTGCCCGTAGCCCCCTCCGCGACGGCTCGGGCAGACTCCACAACATCTCCTAGCTATGGGGACAATGCAGCACAACCTTCGGCTCCTGAGCCCATAGATGAAAGCCCTCAGACCCAGATTAACAGCGTTCTCTCTATGATGTGGCCTAACGTACCTCCCTTAGAAGCGGCTGACGTCGTCATGGGCGACGACGCGTGGGTGGAGTTCCTGAAGGGAGGGACAAgtggtgatggtgatggGATGTGGTTCGGGAGCTAGCTAGTCTGGCTACCTCTATCAGAAAGCGGATTTCAGCAGGAAGACTTGCAAGCAAATAATCTGATGCGAAAAGATTCCATCATTAATGTTGCGCTCTGTCTTCTACATGCCTTTACTCAGGAATATTCCTTTCAGAGCTATGATTATCCTCAGTTCCTTCGTCGACATCAAGCCAGCTCTCATGACATGTCGTGAATCTTCCCCGAAAATCGTTCTCATCAGCAGATTGTGTCGCTCATATGACAGAGGACTTCTTTCCCTCGATATCGATGTTCTCGTCCGAGGTTGCATCCCTTGCAACAATTCTCATAGCCCACTGGACCTCATCCCAAGTTGTCTCCCTGATCGACAAGAGCGTTGCTGAGCGACCAATTGCAGCCTTCTTGTCTTCTGATACCTTGCAAAGACATCGACACAACTTGTTCTTTCCTTCGGATCCTAAGAATACCTTGCTCTGATCATCCACAGGCCCACCGCTCTTCCAGCCCCTGAATACGCCGCTGAGAAATGGCTGCCGATCGGTAAAAAGATCTCGCAGCTGTACATGTTGTACTCTGGCAACGTTCTCCCGGTTGGAGTAGACGACCCGCGCGAAAAGCTCAAAGATAACGTCCTGCTTCTCCCGGCTACATTTAGCTTGCGTATTGAGGAGCTCTCCAACTCTGAAACAAGTGCGCATCATGATCGTCGAAGAGAGTCCAACGACCACAGAGCGGTCTCTCATTTTGTCGGGGAAAGAGGGTCTGACTAAGGGTGCCGGGCTCGAATGCTCTTTCAGTGATTCCTTGGTGCCTCTAATGCTCATTTCAGTCTCATGATCCGGAGAAGCGCCAGCCGCAGTTGCTGCGCATTTTGTCACAAGCTCCCAGTCGACATCATCATCAAGAAGATCAGGTTCAGTCAGACCAGTCTTTAAAGCTTCGCTCGTGTTCATATCAGGCTCGGAGAACTGCAATTTGGAGTCGAAGCTTGAAGCTGATCTCGAATCGCAGTCCATCTTCCGTATGACGCTTGGCGGAGGGAAACCAGGAGGCTCGTTCCCGGTATCTTCTAGAAGCTGAATCATCTCTTCTTCGTCAAAGCCTTCGAGACCATAGTCATCTTCGACAGTTTCTTCACTCTTTGACGACGATTGGGCAAGGCGATCGACGTTGAGCTCAGGAAATGGCTTACCGAAATCTTCATCTACATTAGACAAGGTCTCAGATACGGCATCGTGGTATTCACCAGGTAGTTTCTCCATCGGGACAAAACCTTCGCCCCCAACGCTGTCCAGATCTACGTAATCCATCCACAAATCTGACAGATCGGGCTCTGCCACAAAAACATGCGTGGTAGTTTGCAACGACGAGATCGGCGGTGTCTCGGGTATCTCGACAACGTCATCAGCTGGGCTTGCCGGGATCTGTGGAGACTGCGGGAGGTCTACGGGAGGGTACTGCTGCCTTGAAGTTGCGATAAGATTCGCTGGAAAGCCGGGCTCGAATGACATCTGAGGCAGGCCCTCATGATCGAAGATGTTCGGTCCCACGCAGGCATCGACAGCTAACCGCTTCAACGGAGAAGAAATTGCAAAAGATGAGCTCGGCGTCAGAGGTCGTTTTGAAACGTTGGTGGGCTCGAAAGCACTGGCGACATTTTGCATCGTGGACGTCGAGTCTGCGGTATGTGGTACTTCGAAGGTGTCAGTCTTTGCTAGGTAAGAAGACATGAGGAAATGCTACCAGACTACTTCTTCCGTGATTTACGAACGTCTTCAGCCTTGAGCTACGATGACATACAGAGAGCGGAAGTCTAGACAGTCGACGTTCTGGCGGCTCGATAGTAAATGACAGTGCTATGAGGGAGAAGAGCACGATGAACGGGCAGAGGGGAAGGTTTCAAGTAGGCAATGGAAGTTCATGGAAATGTGTATTGCTTCTTGGACGGAAGGCGGGTTCCTTCCTTTCCGAGAGGTACCTAAGGCATTGGGTTCAGGCAGTGGCTGCGATGCAGGGCAGGAGCGAGTGCCGTTGACCAGGTGAAGGAGTTGGTGACGGGAAGGAGCAAGACCATCTGCGCCTCCCTTTTGTtatctcttcttctttcctcGAAACTGATGGAAGGTAGCAAGAGGAAAGACCTTAGGCGTGATCAAACCTGCGTGCAGTTCCTGGGGCAATGTGTCCTTCCGGGAATAATCCAGAACCATGGCATTTGCAACCGAAAACACCACCATACACGGCCAGGCAGTGCTCCTTGTCACTTCACGATGCCTTCACCGTGCTACCTGATCAGATGAGGGATTCATTTGATCGCGTCTTGGACTCGCCTATACGAAGACACCAATCTCCTGAAAAGCCGTCACCATATGCACCGACTCTCAATCATTAGCCTCGCCGCCCTTGTCGTTGTCATCAACAGCCACAGAAGACCGGTAGTTTCGTCCTTCCACAATGACGAGCATCTTGCTCATCTGCCAAACAGCTCTCGCTTGGCAGATGATCCCCGATGGCCGATGAATGCAACAGGATCCAGATCCAACTACCATAAGTTGTATGTTGGCCGATGCCTATTGAACTGAACCGCTGACACCTGCTTTACCCCTAACAGTCTACTCAATTGTTCTTCGCCAACTCAGGAACACAAACCGTTGTTCACTTGAACATGTGCAGCTGGTCCAAATTATCTGGTGAGTTTTCGACATGTGCAGCTACAGCCACTGATGTCGATGCCGCCGCTGGCACGGCAACACTGAGACACGGACAAGACAACGACGTTGAAGGGTCTCCTCCTCCACCCCGCTAACGACACACCCCGAAAAACTTCTTTTAATGAAGACTGGCAATAGTATGATATGGACTACCATATCACGTATACATCACAAGATATCCTGCCGAGGATAGACTGTGGCCCCTCACCGAGGGGAGAGCGCGCGCCGAGGCGAGTCACGAAGCTATTCGCAACCCGTGGCTCGGTCCGCGCAGCGGAGGCACGGGTCGGAAGTGACATCAACCCGCATTCCCGAGCAAGTCAGGAGCTCTAGCCGTTCAAGAGCAACAAGACAGAGATCGCCGCTGCCATGAGGTCGATTATCTCGATTTTGTCAATCAGGTACGATGCCGCCGCCTCGGTTTCGATGAGAGTGCTCCCAAAGGGTCCCAAACAGACTACGTCAGAACGAGCATGTGCCCCATTTGGAAAGCGAACCCTCATGAAAGCCGTATGGGTCTCGCGCGCTATCGGGTTGGCGGCCTGTCTCAGCGCCACGAACCTGTCTCTCTGTTCAAGACTGAGACCAAGCAGCCGCGGCGCTGGGGGATAAACAACAGTGGGAAAGGGGGTAGAAAGATGCCTCGGCGGCTCGGACGTTTGCAAGCAATGGGAGAACGTTTAGCGGATGGCGGGTAGGCCGTCGGCGGTGATGTCAGTCCTTCAGTCAGGTGAGAGCGCAAAGGAGCGAAGCGTTCTGTGTGGTTGGCGCGTTTGAAAGTTAGCTCCCGCGGAAGTTGGGCCATGTGGTTCCGGGAAGCGCTGCGCTGGCGTCCAAGGTGTCAAGGGCTAATCAGTGCGAGCAAGCGTACAAGCGGAGGGGTGTGTGGGTGGGTGGTGTTGAAGGATGCCCGTGTAGGAGGGTTCAAAGTGTAGAAACCGAAGGCCGCACGGGTAGAGGATCGATTAGCCATTGCTGAAAATAACAATTGACTATCATCCGGTGTTTTCAAATAATGtcattaaaataataattaagataaCAATCAAAATAACAATTAGATAGTATTGTCGAAAGCCATGATCTGGCGAGAGACATGGCGAGGCTACGTCTGCTCCCCAAGGTTCAATGCCGCACATGTCTGCCGGCT
The window above is part of the Colletotrichum lupini chromosome 9, complete sequence genome. Proteins encoded here:
- a CDS encoding fungal specific transcription factor domain-containing protein, with the translated sequence MSSSGATGDNEPAPPQPSNLDSLSMAFPSADQACKECRRRKAKCNRAIPTCNLCVKYRRHCLYEKHARTPLTRKHLTEVEERLERAEAIITQMRALMPAQLRSGPVLPSPRNLETPAPRNDEEDFDFSKLDTPAPLEAAPLPAPLSALSAQGPDALPQCEAVHLEPSQPFQPSSLPQNHVPSSVLPTSNMRSEPQRASRIAQYKPHNDTSHRDLNLLEAHPTDDFEWDEQETLTNYSASPEAILEADLNGEVIADPIADGMASLAVSERESGYLGVASGAALLRLLEPSTPRRRTQSSSSRPSIGAGPQQQQHITNHLQTPLIAQQPDPNRHITDAMIDAYFRLYHVSYPIIHEATFRAQYAGVIPRPSGDCWLVLVYTVAAIGVYTTAANLDNLDTSLFAQARSILSFNFLEVGNLTLVQALTLISNYQQKRDKPNSGYNYLGLAVRMAMGLGLHKEFQGWNISPLNMEIRRRVWWSLCVFDVGATITFSRPSVWPYEGVEVSLPLNVDDKSLTAISKSYPPETDGITPYTAVRTQASFHIATTPIYTRVISKPLPSPDEMLRLDEDLLDPWLASVPSYFSSTSRVPPKYALAHAVMNWRYRNLRIIMYRPFVIRRALQARDRRSDDSPDNVRAFEKCLAEAKATITSISEFWQRNEHNRLGAWYALYFLFQAALIPCICLRNDPASPNARDWQEQITTTTRCIAALAPVNSSSSRCYQVIIDLCGRFLDSNDIALPVAPSATARADSTTSPSYGDNAAQPSAPEPIDESPQTQINSVLSMMWPNVPPLEAADVVMGDDAWVEFLKGGTSGDESGFQQEDLQANNLMRKDSIINVALFPSSTSSQLS
- a CDS encoding lactose permease gives rise to the protein MGYPTEIFPYSLRSKGIAVELFAIYGSLIIAAFINPIGLENIGWRYYIVFCCFLVVFFVVTCVLFPETKGYSLEEIAVIFDGPQAVENFEDASESKEEKILAKGGIHDIVHKEEA